A genomic region of Pyrus communis chromosome 14, drPyrComm1.1, whole genome shotgun sequence contains the following coding sequences:
- the LOC137715792 gene encoding uncharacterized protein, translated as MKFTDSPVIELPVRDALLSLQQDNGSFHVGTSVWPCSLVLVKFAERWAPPNPNNPYSALLDFHGKRAVELGAGCGAAGMGLYLLGLTDLVLTDIPAVMPALKHNLKRNKPVLGKTIKHAIVHWNKAADQAKSLSPPYDVVVATDVVYIEETVGPLVSTMEALVKDDGVVLLGYQVRSPEAHQLFWEMCERVFSIEKVPHEDLHPNYAYEEANVFVLRKKQRGELAHQISPLES; from the coding sequence ATGAAGTTCACCGACTCACCAGTGATAGAGCTGCCGGTGCGCGACGCCCTCCTTTCCCTCCAACAAGACAACGGCTCCTTCCACGTCGGCACCTCCGTCTGGCCCTGCTCCTTAGTCCTCGTCAAGTTCGCCGAGCGCTGGGCCCCAcccaaccccaacaaccccTACTCCGCCCTCCTCGACTTCCACGGCAAGCGCGCCGTCGAGCTCGGCGCCGGATGCGGGGCTGCCGGCATGGGCCTGTACCTCCTCGGCCTGACCGACCTCGTCCTCACAGATATTCCCGCGGTCATGCCCGCACTGAAGCACAACCTCAAGCGCAACAAGCCGGTCCTGGGGAAAACGATCAAGCACGCCATCGTGCACTGGAACAAGGCGGCCGATCAGGCCAAGTCCCTGAGTCCGCCGTACGACGTCGTGGTGGCGACCGACGTTGTCTACATCGAGGAGACTGTGGGCCCGCTCGTGTCCACCATGGAGGCGCTTGTTAAGGACGACGGGGTTGTTTTGCTTGGGTACCAAGTGAGGTCCCCGGAAGCACACCAACTGTTCTGGGAAATGTGTGAGAGAGTTTTTTCGATCGAGAAAGTTCCTCATGAGGATTTGCACCCGAATTATGCGTACGAAGAGGCCAATGTGTTCGTCTTGCGCAAGAAACAAAGAGGAGAACTCGCTCATCAGATTAGTCCTCTTGAATCCTGA